A genomic segment from Leopardus geoffroyi isolate Oge1 chromosome A2, O.geoffroyi_Oge1_pat1.0, whole genome shotgun sequence encodes:
- the IL17RB gene encoding interleukin-17 receptor B isoform X1 gives MTIQCGSEPGPSPEWMVQHTLTPGDLRDLRVEPVRSRVAMEDYSILMNVSWVLRADASIRLLKATKICVTGKSNLQSYSCVRCNYTEAFQTQTRPSGGRWTFSYVGFPVELNTVYFIGAHNIPNANMNEDSPSMSVNFTSPGCLDHIMKYQKKCIKAGSLWDPNVTACKKNKTVVEVNFTTSPLGNKYMALIQNRIVIGFSNVLENKPPTRTSVVIPVTGESEGAMVQLTPYFHTCGNDCIRRKGTVVLCPQTGISFPLDGRRSMMGGWRPFLLPALLGATALLAAGIYVIWRHKRIKKASFPTATLLAPIKVLVVYPSEICFHHTVCHFTEFLQNHCRSEVILEEWQKKKIAEMGPVQWLTTQKKAVDKIIFLLSNDVNTMCDSTCDKSEGSSHENSQDLFPLAFNLFCSDLRSQTPLRKYMVVYFREADTKDEYSALSVCPKYRLMKDAPAFCTELLRVEQHVSAGKRLTACSM, from the exons atg aCCATTCAGTGTGGCTCTGAACCTG GACCGTCTCCAGAGTGGATGGTCCAACACACTCTGACCCCAGGAGACTTGAGGGACCTCCGAGTGGAACCTGTTAGAAGCAGAGTTGCAATGGAGGACTATTCAATTTTGATGAATGTGAGCTGGGTACTCCGGGCAGATG CCAGCATCCGCTTGTTGAAGGCCACCAAGATCTGCGTGACAGGCAAGAGTAACCTCCAGTCCTACAGCTGCGTGAGGTGCAATTACACAGAAGCCTTCCAGACTCAGACCAGACCCTCTGGCGGCAGA TGGACGTTTTCCTACGTAGGTTTTCCTGTGGAGCTGAACACAGTCTACTTCATTGGGGCCCACAATATCCCCAATGCAAATATGAATGAAGACAGCCCCTCCATGTCTGTGAATTTCACCTCACCAG GCTGCCTAGACCACATAATGAAATACCAAAAAAAGTGCATCAAGGCAG GAAGTCTGTGGGATCCCAACGTCACTGCCTGTAAGAAGAACAAGACGGTGGTGGAAGTGAATTTTACAACCAGCCCCCTTGGAAACAAATACATGGCTCTCATCCAAAATCGCATTGTAATCGGGTTTTCTAACGTGCTGGAG AACAAACCCCCAACGCGAACTTCTGTGGTGATCCCGGTGACTGGGGAGAGTGAAGGTGCTATGGTCCAG CTGACTCCGTATTTCCATACTTGTGGCAATGACTGCATCCGACGCAAAGGAACAGTTGTGCTTTGCCCACAGACTGGCATCTCCTTCCCGCTGGATGGTC GCAGAAGCATGATGGGTGGCTGGCGGcctttcctcctcccagccctgctggGGGCCACAGCATTGCTGGCGGCTGGGATCTACGTAATATGGAGGCACA AAAGGATCAAGAAGGCCTCCTTCCCTACTGCCACCCTCCTGGCCCCCATTAAGGTTCTTGTGGTTTACCCATCTGAAATATGCTTCCATCACACAGTGTGTCACTTCACTGAATTTCTTCAAAACCACTGCAGAAGCGAGGTTATTCTTGAAGagtggcagaaaaagaaaatagcgGAGATGGGTCCAGTGCAGTGGCTTACCACTCAGAAGAAAGCAGTGGATAAAATCATTTTCCTACTTTCCAATGACGTCAACACCATGTGTGATAGTACCTGTGACAAGAGTGAGGGCAGCTCCCATGAGAACTCCCAAGACCTGTTCCCCCTTGCCTTTAACCTCTTCTGCAGCGATCTGAGAAGCCAGACTCCCCTTCGCAAATACATGGTGGTCTATTTTAGAGAGGCAGATACCAAAGACGAGTACAGTGCGCTCAGTGTCTGCCCCAAGTACCGCCTCATGAAGGACGCTCCTGCTTTCTGTACAGAACTTCTCCGTGTCGAGCAGCACGTGTCAGCGGGAAAGAGGCTGACAGCCTGTTCCATGTAG
- the IL17RB gene encoding interleukin-17 receptor B isoform X2 produces MVQHTLTPGDLRDLRVEPVRSRVAMEDYSILMNVSWVLRADASIRLLKATKICVTGKSNLQSYSCVRCNYTEAFQTQTRPSGGRWTFSYVGFPVELNTVYFIGAHNIPNANMNEDSPSMSVNFTSPGCLDHIMKYQKKCIKAGSLWDPNVTACKKNKTVVEVNFTTSPLGNKYMALIQNRIVIGFSNVLENKPPTRTSVVIPVTGESEGAMVQLTPYFHTCGNDCIRRKGTVVLCPQTGISFPLDGRRSMMGGWRPFLLPALLGATALLAAGIYVIWRHKRIKKASFPTATLLAPIKVLVVYPSEICFHHTVCHFTEFLQNHCRSEVILEEWQKKKIAEMGPVQWLTTQKKAVDKIIFLLSNDVNTMCDSTCDKSEGSSHENSQDLFPLAFNLFCSDLRSQTPLRKYMVVYFREADTKDEYSALSVCPKYRLMKDAPAFCTELLRVEQHVSAGKRLTACSM; encoded by the exons ATGGTCCAACACACTCTGACCCCAGGAGACTTGAGGGACCTCCGAGTGGAACCTGTTAGAAGCAGAGTTGCAATGGAGGACTATTCAATTTTGATGAATGTGAGCTGGGTACTCCGGGCAGATG CCAGCATCCGCTTGTTGAAGGCCACCAAGATCTGCGTGACAGGCAAGAGTAACCTCCAGTCCTACAGCTGCGTGAGGTGCAATTACACAGAAGCCTTCCAGACTCAGACCAGACCCTCTGGCGGCAGA TGGACGTTTTCCTACGTAGGTTTTCCTGTGGAGCTGAACACAGTCTACTTCATTGGGGCCCACAATATCCCCAATGCAAATATGAATGAAGACAGCCCCTCCATGTCTGTGAATTTCACCTCACCAG GCTGCCTAGACCACATAATGAAATACCAAAAAAAGTGCATCAAGGCAG GAAGTCTGTGGGATCCCAACGTCACTGCCTGTAAGAAGAACAAGACGGTGGTGGAAGTGAATTTTACAACCAGCCCCCTTGGAAACAAATACATGGCTCTCATCCAAAATCGCATTGTAATCGGGTTTTCTAACGTGCTGGAG AACAAACCCCCAACGCGAACTTCTGTGGTGATCCCGGTGACTGGGGAGAGTGAAGGTGCTATGGTCCAG CTGACTCCGTATTTCCATACTTGTGGCAATGACTGCATCCGACGCAAAGGAACAGTTGTGCTTTGCCCACAGACTGGCATCTCCTTCCCGCTGGATGGTC GCAGAAGCATGATGGGTGGCTGGCGGcctttcctcctcccagccctgctggGGGCCACAGCATTGCTGGCGGCTGGGATCTACGTAATATGGAGGCACA AAAGGATCAAGAAGGCCTCCTTCCCTACTGCCACCCTCCTGGCCCCCATTAAGGTTCTTGTGGTTTACCCATCTGAAATATGCTTCCATCACACAGTGTGTCACTTCACTGAATTTCTTCAAAACCACTGCAGAAGCGAGGTTATTCTTGAAGagtggcagaaaaagaaaatagcgGAGATGGGTCCAGTGCAGTGGCTTACCACTCAGAAGAAAGCAGTGGATAAAATCATTTTCCTACTTTCCAATGACGTCAACACCATGTGTGATAGTACCTGTGACAAGAGTGAGGGCAGCTCCCATGAGAACTCCCAAGACCTGTTCCCCCTTGCCTTTAACCTCTTCTGCAGCGATCTGAGAAGCCAGACTCCCCTTCGCAAATACATGGTGGTCTATTTTAGAGAGGCAGATACCAAAGACGAGTACAGTGCGCTCAGTGTCTGCCCCAAGTACCGCCTCATGAAGGACGCTCCTGCTTTCTGTACAGAACTTCTCCGTGTCGAGCAGCACGTGTCAGCGGGAAAGAGGCTGACAGCCTGTTCCATGTAG
- the IL17RB gene encoding interleukin-17 receptor B isoform X3, with protein sequence MAPGAEIRVRPAGADGDSAMSLALLSLAALCWGLVSTEPTIQCGSEPGPSPEWMVQHTLTPGDLRDLRVEPVRSRVAMEDYSILMNVSWVLRADASIRLLKATKICVTGKSNLQSYSCVRCNYTEAFQTQTRPSGGRWTFSYVGFPVELNTVYFIGAHNIPNANMNEDSPSMSVNFTSPGCLDHIMKYQKKCIKAGSLWDPNVTACKKNKTVVEVNFTTSPLGNKYMALIQNRIVIGFSNVLENKPPTRTSVVIPVTGESEGAMVQLTPYFHTCGNDCIRRKGTVVLCPQTGISFPLDGRRSMMGGWRPFLLPALLGATALLAAGIYVIWRHKRIKKASFPTATLLAPIKVLVVYPSEICFHHTVCHFTEFLQNHCRSEVILEEWQKKKIAEMGPVQWLTTQKKAVDKIIFLLSNDVNTMCDSTCDKSEGSSHENSQDLFPLAFNLFCSDLRSQTPLRKYMVVYFREADTKDEYSALSVCPKYRLMKDAPAFCTELLRVEQHVSAGKRLTACSM encoded by the exons ATGGCCCCGGGCGCCGAGATAAGAGTGCGGCCGGCCGGGGCTGACGGGGATTCCGCGATGTCGCTGGCGCTGCTGAGTCTGGCCGCGCTGTGCTGGGGATTGGTGTCCACGGAGCCG aCCATTCAGTGTGGCTCTGAACCTG GACCGTCTCCAGAGTGGATGGTCCAACACACTCTGACCCCAGGAGACTTGAGGGACCTCCGAGTGGAACCTGTTAGAAGCAGAGTTGCAATGGAGGACTATTCAATTTTGATGAATGTGAGCTGGGTACTCCGGGCAGATG CCAGCATCCGCTTGTTGAAGGCCACCAAGATCTGCGTGACAGGCAAGAGTAACCTCCAGTCCTACAGCTGCGTGAGGTGCAATTACACAGAAGCCTTCCAGACTCAGACCAGACCCTCTGGCGGCAGA TGGACGTTTTCCTACGTAGGTTTTCCTGTGGAGCTGAACACAGTCTACTTCATTGGGGCCCACAATATCCCCAATGCAAATATGAATGAAGACAGCCCCTCCATGTCTGTGAATTTCACCTCACCAG GCTGCCTAGACCACATAATGAAATACCAAAAAAAGTGCATCAAGGCAG GAAGTCTGTGGGATCCCAACGTCACTGCCTGTAAGAAGAACAAGACGGTGGTGGAAGTGAATTTTACAACCAGCCCCCTTGGAAACAAATACATGGCTCTCATCCAAAATCGCATTGTAATCGGGTTTTCTAACGTGCTGGAG AACAAACCCCCAACGCGAACTTCTGTGGTGATCCCGGTGACTGGGGAGAGTGAAGGTGCTATGGTCCAG CTGACTCCGTATTTCCATACTTGTGGCAATGACTGCATCCGACGCAAAGGAACAGTTGTGCTTTGCCCACAGACTGGCATCTCCTTCCCGCTGGATGGTC GCAGAAGCATGATGGGTGGCTGGCGGcctttcctcctcccagccctgctggGGGCCACAGCATTGCTGGCGGCTGGGATCTACGTAATATGGAGGCACA AAAGGATCAAGAAGGCCTCCTTCCCTACTGCCACCCTCCTGGCCCCCATTAAGGTTCTTGTGGTTTACCCATCTGAAATATGCTTCCATCACACAGTGTGTCACTTCACTGAATTTCTTCAAAACCACTGCAGAAGCGAGGTTATTCTTGAAGagtggcagaaaaagaaaatagcgGAGATGGGTCCAGTGCAGTGGCTTACCACTCAGAAGAAAGCAGTGGATAAAATCATTTTCCTACTTTCCAATGACGTCAACACCATGTGTGATAGTACCTGTGACAAGAGTGAGGGCAGCTCCCATGAGAACTCCCAAGACCTGTTCCCCCTTGCCTTTAACCTCTTCTGCAGCGATCTGAGAAGCCAGACTCCCCTTCGCAAATACATGGTGGTCTATTTTAGAGAGGCAGATACCAAAGACGAGTACAGTGCGCTCAGTGTCTGCCCCAAGTACCGCCTCATGAAGGACGCTCCTGCTTTCTGTACAGAACTTCTCCGTGTCGAGCAGCACGTGTCAGCGGGAAAGAGGCTGACAGCCTGTTCCATGTAG